A genomic region of Enterococcus sp. 12C11_DIV0727 contains the following coding sequences:
- a CDS encoding DUF3013 family protein: MKKPTMLTYLDQQITKNITEYDVALDWNTRNHSIEVVFRLFAENTAHEQIDDAIGTVSEEEIIEFEDGVLFYNPEKTSVDEDDYLAVIPYEGKKGIKQSVLDGFVTYLNEVLTEGQSDLLDFLTDENQEVFELKWSDEAFEKAVQQYQKADGDTYIAYPSY, translated from the coding sequence ATGAAAAAACCAACAATGTTAACTTATTTAGATCAACAAATTACCAAAAATATTACAGAATATGATGTCGCACTTGATTGGAATACCAGAAATCATTCAATCGAAGTGGTTTTCCGTTTATTCGCTGAAAATACTGCTCATGAACAAATTGATGATGCAATAGGAACTGTTTCTGAAGAAGAAATAATTGAATTTGAGGATGGTGTTTTATTTTATAACCCTGAAAAAACTTCAGTAGATGAAGACGACTATTTAGCTGTTATCCCTTATGAAGGTAAAAAAGGCATCAAGCAATCTGTATTAGACGGTTTTGTTACTTATTTAAATGAGGTGCTAACTGAAGGACAAAGTGACTTGTTAGATTTTTTAACAGATGAAAATCAGGAAGTGTTTGAACTAAAATGGTCAGATGAAGCGTTTGAAAAAGCTGTACAACAATATCAAAAAGCCGATGGCGACACATATATCGCTTATCCAAGCTATTAA
- the prmA gene encoding 50S ribosomal protein L11 methyltransferase, with translation MKWTEVKVETASEAVEAISNIMMEAGASGVAIEDSLDVENFQSDLYGELLDKEQFTHIKDGALVMAYFPETTFLPEILPFIKESITRLPEFGLNIGKNDVTVSEVAESDWATAWKKYYHPVRVTRFLTIVPSWEKYEAQDEFEKIITLDPGMAFGTGTHPTTRLTLQALETVLRGGETLLDVGTGSGVLSIASKYLGAKNVYAYDLDEVAVTAAKENMDMNPIASDVQVSANDLLKEVTIEADVIVANILADIITLMIEDAWRLLKNDGTLVVSGIIHEKKAMVIEKMTEQGFLVDQVFQQGDWYAIILKKTEEE, from the coding sequence ATGAAATGGACAGAAGTAAAAGTTGAAACAGCTAGTGAAGCGGTTGAAGCAATTTCAAATATTATGATGGAGGCAGGTGCCAGTGGCGTTGCCATCGAAGATTCTTTAGATGTGGAAAATTTTCAAAGTGACCTTTACGGAGAGTTACTAGACAAAGAACAATTCACACATATCAAAGATGGCGCTTTAGTAATGGCTTATTTTCCTGAAACAACTTTTTTACCGGAAATATTGCCTTTTATCAAAGAAAGCATCACTCGTTTACCAGAATTTGGTTTAAATATTGGGAAAAATGACGTAACCGTAAGTGAAGTCGCTGAAAGTGATTGGGCTACTGCTTGGAAAAAATATTATCACCCAGTACGCGTTACCCGCTTTTTAACGATTGTGCCAAGCTGGGAAAAATACGAAGCGCAAGATGAGTTTGAAAAAATTATCACACTAGATCCAGGAATGGCATTTGGAACAGGAACGCATCCAACAACTCGCTTAACATTACAAGCATTAGAAACAGTATTACGTGGTGGTGAAACTTTACTGGATGTTGGAACAGGATCAGGCGTATTGAGTATTGCTAGTAAATATCTAGGGGCTAAAAATGTCTATGCTTACGACCTAGATGAAGTCGCTGTGACGGCGGCCAAAGAGAATATGGACATGAATCCGATTGCCAGCGATGTTCAGGTTTCGGCAAATGACTTACTTAAAGAAGTAACCATTGAAGCAGATGTGATCGTAGCCAATATATTAGCAGATATCATTACCTTGATGATCGAAGATGCTTGGCGTTTATTGAAAAATGACGGTACCTTGGTCGTTTCGGGAATAATTCATGAGAAAAAGGCAATGGTCATTGAAAAAATGACTGAACAGGGTTTTCTTGTGGATCAAGTTTTCCAACAAGGGGATTGGTATGCGATTATATTAAAGAAAACAGAGGAAGAGTAA
- a CDS encoding 16S rRNA (uracil(1498)-N(3))-methyltransferase — protein sequence MQRYFLTEPYEAKEQYLITGENYHHIVRVMRMEPKQQVFLAFSDRLAIIAEITDITEEAVYLKEISKEQAEKELPINVTIACGYPKGDKLEWVVQKGTELGSHKFIGFPAKASVVKWDHKKLAKKTERLKKIAIEAAEQSHRQFAPDVVLLEQEQELIDGFSSYDKVLIAYEESAKIGERSLFATALSELTQGESLLIIIGPEGGFAPVEIAEFQNHGGIICGLGPRILRTETAPLYALSAISYQFELV from the coding sequence ATGCAACGCTACTTTTTAACTGAGCCTTATGAAGCCAAAGAACAGTATCTAATCACAGGAGAAAACTATCATCATATTGTGCGAGTGATGCGAATGGAACCTAAACAACAAGTGTTTTTAGCTTTTAGTGACCGTTTGGCAATCATTGCTGAAATAACCGATATTACCGAAGAAGCGGTTTATTTAAAAGAAATTAGTAAAGAACAAGCTGAAAAAGAGTTGCCTATTAATGTTACGATTGCTTGCGGTTATCCTAAAGGAGATAAACTGGAATGGGTCGTTCAAAAAGGAACTGAGCTTGGCAGTCATAAATTTATTGGGTTTCCTGCTAAAGCGTCCGTTGTTAAGTGGGATCACAAAAAGCTGGCTAAAAAAACAGAACGCTTGAAAAAAATTGCTATAGAAGCTGCTGAGCAATCACATCGTCAGTTTGCGCCGGATGTTGTATTATTAGAACAAGAGCAAGAGTTGATCGATGGTTTTTCTAGTTACGATAAAGTATTGATCGCTTACGAAGAGTCTGCAAAAATTGGGGAACGCAGTCTTTTTGCAACGGCGCTTTCCGAATTGACACAAGGCGAATCGCTTTTGATCATCATTGGTCCAGAGGGAGGCTTTGCTCCTGTGGAAATAGCAGAATTTCAGAATCATGGCGGTATTATTTGTGGATTAGGACCGCGTATTTTACGAACAGAGACAGCGCCATTATATGCGTTGAGCGCTATTAGTTATCAATTTGAATTAGTGTAA
- a CDS encoding deoxyribose-phosphate aldolase — protein sequence MELELQRLSIMLMDPELTDQRFTEEILFLKEFSVRSIFVLPYNVARAKQLLTGTTIQVGSFVDFPLGGGTLAKKAFETGQLYRDGAADVFVTMAPDQLEIYGNESYQALEQLSFGRNALGFFLDSSHLTDSQKQRLTMDLAELKINAISLGLNLTMEQAIYDMSIFRTGRRKQMTFQVNVKAPTLLEIELLFQAGASYIGISNGREILPLISKWS from the coding sequence ATGGAGTTAGAGTTGCAAAGACTTTCAATTATGTTAATGGATCCGGAACTTACGGATCAACGGTTTACAGAAGAAATCCTGTTCCTGAAGGAGTTTTCTGTGCGTTCTATTTTTGTTTTACCATACAATGTTGCAAGAGCAAAACAGTTATTAACTGGAACTACGATCCAAGTAGGTAGCTTTGTTGATTTTCCGTTAGGCGGTGGAACGCTAGCTAAAAAGGCATTTGAAACAGGACAGTTGTATAGAGATGGGGCAGCAGATGTTTTTGTAACAATGGCACCTGATCAACTAGAAATTTATGGCAATGAAAGTTATCAAGCTTTAGAACAACTATCATTTGGGCGGAATGCTCTGGGATTCTTTTTAGACAGTAGCCACTTGACGGATAGTCAAAAACAAAGATTAACGATGGATCTAGCAGAATTAAAAATCAATGCAATTTCATTAGGATTAAATTTAACGATGGAACAAGCGATTTATGATATGAGTATTTTCCGAACGGGTCGACGAAAACAAATGACCTTTCAAGTTAATGTAAAAGCACCAACGTTACTTGAAATCGAGCTTCTTTTTCAAGCAGGAGCATCTTATATCGGTATTAGCAATGGTCGTGAGATTTTACCGTTGATTTCAAAATGGAGCTAA